From the genome of Pseudomonas putida:
CCGAGGGTCCAGGGGTGGGTGCCGGCGTCCGGCTCACCGAATGTCATGCAGCCCAGGCACAGTTTCGAGATGTCCAGGCCGGTGTTGCCCAGCTTGACGTATTGCATCGGTGTCTCCTTCAGTGACTGTTTCAGCGATCGATACAGCGTAGCTGCCTGGACTTGGTGCGAAAATTCCGTATTGGCGCAGGGATGACCTGCAAAAATTCACAAGCGCAGCAGCGGCTTTACCTGCAGGGTAAGAAAGTCGGTGACAGCTTTGATGCGCGGCGTGCTGCGCACATCTTCGTGCACTGCCAGCCAGATCTCGATGCTCATCGACTGCTCGTCGGGGCCGATGCTTTCAAGGCCATGCTCCTGGGCCATGAAGGCCGGCAGGCAGGCGATGCCGATACCGCCTGCGGCAGCCTGGGCCTGGATACGCAGGTCGTTGCTTTGCAGGGCGAACGGGGCGTGGCCGATCTGCTCGAGCAACCATTGCTGCTGCGGTGATTTCGCCTGCGAGGCGTCGTAGCCGATGTAGCGTGGAGTGCAGGCGCAACGCAGGTACTCGGGGGCTGCGTAAAGGCGGTAGTCGAGGTGTCCGAGCAGGCTGGCCACCAGCGTGGGTTCGCTGGGCCTGGCCAAGGCCACGCTGATGTCCGCCTCGCGCCGTGCCAGCGAAGCGCGCGACTTGCTGCCCACCAGCTGCAGGCGCAGTTGCGGATAACGCCGATACAGGTCGCCCAGGCGACGGGCGATGATGCTGCCGAGCAGGGCCGGCGGTGCCGACAGCACCACCTCGCCTTCGACTGTTTGTTGACCTGCGCTGGCGAAATGCTCGACGGCGAAGGAGCCTTGGGTCATCTGCTCGGCAAGTTCGGCTACCCGGCGCCCTTGCTCGGTCAACTCATAGGCCCTGGGGCGGCGATCGACCAACTTGAGGTTGAGCGCCGCTTCCAATGCGGCGATGCGCCGGGCGACGGTGGCATGGTCCACGCCCAGCAACTTGGCGGCTGCCGAAAGTGAACCGCTGCGGGTGAATGCGCTGAAGTGACGAAGATCTTCCCAATCGAACATGGCTGGCCCCTGATATGCGCAGGCATGGTACTGGTTGGTACCTCGGGCGGCCAGCCGGACATGGCGTGGATCACGCGCCGATCGCGGAAGGGGCCTTGGCAGGTGCGCAGGATGGGGCGGTGGAGGGGGGCGGTGCCTGGCGCAGTTGTGCCAGGCCATGCATGCTCGGTTTCAGCGCTGGGTAGAGATTGCAGTAGATTTCGAACAGTCGATCGTAGGTGTGCCTGTTGGCTGGGTTGGGTTGGGCCCGTGGGCACAGGGTGCGCCAGTCCCGCACTTGCGCCAGGCTGGTGATTTCGCCGATGGCCAGAGCCGCCAGCATTGCACCGCCCAGTGGCGCTTCGACCGCTTGCTCGATGGTCATGACCGGGTAGCCAGTGATGTCCGCGATGATTTGCATCCACAAGTCCGAGGCTGCCGCGCCGCCGACCACGATCAACTCGGAATCAAGATGTACCGCGGCCTGTTGGCCACGTTCCATATTGTGGCGCAAAGCGAATGCCAGGCCTTCGAGTACCGCGCGATACAGGTGGGCTTTGGTGTGGAACAGCGACAGCCCGACATAGGCGCCGGATGCCTGGGCGTCCCACACTGGGCTGCGCTCCCCCATCAGGTACGGGAGAAACACCAGGCCATCTGCGCCTGCTGGGGTATTGGCGGCTTCGCGCTCCATCAGCTGATGCACTTCGACACCGGGGGACAGTGCGGCGGTCTGCTTCTCCTGGGCGCAGAACTGGTCACGGAACCAGCTCACCGACGCACCCGTGGCGATGGCACCGCCGAACAGGTAGATGTTTTCGGCAGGCTTGTGCACGTAGGGCATGCTGACCAGGCCGAGCTTGGCATCGGTCTGGTGGTTGATGAAACCCCAGCACATGCTGGTACCCATCATCGCGACATGGTTGCCAGGCTCGATGACGCCGGCAGCCAGGGTTGCCATCGCGGCATCGACCCCACCCGCCACCACCGCGGTGCCGGGGGCCAAGCCCAGGCGAGTGGCGGCTTCGGCAGTGAGACCTCCCACGATTTCGCTGGAGTCGACCAGCCGTTGCGGCATCAGCGACGGGTCGATACCCAGTGCGTCCATCAGCGGGATAGACCAGCTACGGGCATGAATGTCGTAGACCCCGCCGATGTTGCCGGCCGAGCTGTGGTCTACGGCCAGTTCACCGGTGAGGTGATAGTGCACATAGCTGTTGGGCGGCAGCAGGTAGCGCGTGCGGGCCCAGACTTCGGGCTGGTTGCGCTTGATCCAGAGCATCTTGGTGAAGCCGTGGTAGCTGTCGACGCCGTTGCCACTGATGGCTTGCAGCTGTTCCAGGTCGAGGTGCTGGCGTACCCACTCGGTTTCTGCAGTGGCGCGGCGGTCCATCCAGATCAGGCAAGGGTGCAGCGGGCGGATGTCGGCGTCCACCGGGATCCCCGAGCCGCCGTACAGGCTGCTGACACAGATGGCTTTGATCTCGTTGGCCGGCACATGACTCTGCGCGACCACTTCGGCGATGGTCGCCTGAACGGCGTCGAGCCAGACATCAGGCCATTGTTCGGCCCAGAGTGGATAGGGTTGTTCGACCTGATAGGCAACCGACGCCTGGGCCAGGATGGCGCCCTTGGTCGAGGTCAGCAGGGCTTTTGTGCTTTGCGTTCCGATATCGACGCCGATCACGTAGGTCATGGGGGTTCCTCACTCATGCCTTGGTTGTTGTTGTAGAAATCCCGGTTGGCGGGAGGAATGTAGACGTTAACATTTTGTGGTTCAAAAAAACGCCTGTGGCCTAGTGGGCGGCACTTGCAGGCGAGTAGCGGGCAGCTGTCAACGTCAACATTCCGGCAAGCTAGCACAGCGCTTTTACCATTACAATATGCCATCTTCGACCATGCTTTAGGCCTTCGACGCCAGCAAAATCGAGGCAAGACCAGGCCAGCGCGAGAAGGAGCCGCCATGAAGCCAGCAGGCAAAGCCACCATCACTGACATCGCCCGACGCGTCAACATGACCACGGTCACGGTCTCCCGTGCCCTCAACCAGCCGGAGAAGGTGAAGAAGGAGACACTGGCGCTGATTCTCAAGGTGGCCCGCGAACTGAACTATGTGCCCAATGCCTTCGCCCGCAACCTGAAGAATCGCGAGAGTCGCTTGCTCGGCCTGGTGACGGCGAGCCTGGACAACCCGTTCTACGGCGAGATCATCAAGGCCATCACCCGTGAGGCGAAGAAGCGCAACTACACCTTGATGCTGTTCGATACCGATGGCTCGGCGGAGCTCGAAGCGCGGGCCGTGGACACGCTGCTCAGCTACCAGGTGGCGGGCATCCTCCTATCGGCGGTCTCGGACGATGAGCGGTATCAGCCCGATTACCTCGGCAAACTGGAAATGGCCGGTATACCGGTGGTACAGATCGACCGCAAGCTCGCCGGGGCGCCGTTCGCCGGCGTTTACCTGGACAACGAGCAAAGCGGCTATCAAGGCGCCCTGGCTGTGCTGGAGCAGGGGCATCGGCACCTGCTGGTGGTGGCGGGCCCTGAGCATTCGCACATCACCCTGAGCCGTCTGCAGGGCATTCGACGTGCACTGCAGACGTGCAACGAGCCGGTTTCCCTGGAGGTATTGTATGGCGATTACACTCAGGCCCCGGCCTGTGACGCGGTCGGCGAGTACTTGCGCCAGTGCAAGCGTCCCGATGTGATTTTCGGGCTCAATGCGCTGATCACCCTGGGCGCGCTGCAAGCGATGCGTGAGCAGGGGCTGGGCCGGGCGGACATCGCGCTGTTCAGCATCGACCATGTCCATTACGCCAGCATCTACGGTGACCCTATTCCCTGCGTGAGCCACAGCAGCGCCCAGCTTGGGGTGGAGGCGATCAACCTGCTGTGGCGCCAGATCGACGATCCGGATGCGCTGCTCGCCGACCGAGTGCTGCAGGGCAGGCTCGAATCCTGAGGGAAATGTTGACGTTGACATTGACAGCGAAGCGGCCATAAAGTCGCTTTCGCTCGGGCAGGGTCGCCCGCAAAATGTAAACGTCAACATTCCACATAAAACAAGATCAACGTCCCGCATGGCGGGCCGAGGAGACATCGAATGGCTAACGAACTGGCTGGCAAAGTAGCTGCGGTAACCGGCGCAGCATCCGGCATTGGCCTCGCGACGACCGAGGCGATGCTCGCCGCCGGCGCCTGCGTGGTGCTGGTCGACCGCGACGAAGCTGCCCTGGCGCGGGCGTGCGATCGCCTCGGCGAGGCAGCGGTGCCGTTGCACATCGACCTGCTCGATCCAGACAGCTGCGCGACATTGCTGTCTGGGGTTCTGGAGCGGGCGGGCAAGCTCGACATTCTCTATGCCAACGCCGGCTGCTACCTCGGCGGCGAGGTGGTAGACGCCGATCCGGCTGCCATCGACCGCATGCTCAACCTCAATGTCAACGCGGTGATCAAGAACGTGCACAACGTATTGCCGCACATGCTCGACCGAGGCACCGGCGACATTGTGGTGACAGGGTCGGTGGCGGGACATTTCCCCGTGTCCTGGGAGCCGGTGTATTCAGCGTCGAAATGGGCAATCAATTGCTTCGTGCAGACGCTTCGGCGGCAGGTGAACACCAAGGGTGTGCGAGTCGGGGCCGTGTCGCCCGGCCCAGTGGTGAGCCCCTTGCTGGCGGACTGGCCAGCGGAGAACCTGGCCAAGGCGAAGGCCAATGGCACCCTGATCGAACCCGAGGT
Proteins encoded in this window:
- a CDS encoding LysR family transcriptional regulator gives rise to the protein MFDWEDLRHFSAFTRSGSLSAAAKLLGVDHATVARRIAALEAALNLKLVDRRPRAYELTEQGRRVAELAEQMTQGSFAVEHFASAGQQTVEGEVVLSAPPALLGSIIARRLGDLYRRYPQLRLQLVGSKSRASLARREADISVALARPSEPTLVASLLGHLDYRLYAAPEYLRCACTPRYIGYDASQAKSPQQQWLLEQIGHAPFALQSNDLRIQAQAAAGGIGIACLPAFMAQEHGLESIGPDEQSMSIEIWLAVHEDVRSTPRIKAVTDFLTLQVKPLLRL
- a CDS encoding FGGY-family carbohydrate kinase, which produces MTYVIGVDIGTQSTKALLTSTKGAILAQASVAYQVEQPYPLWAEQWPDVWLDAVQATIAEVVAQSHVPANEIKAICVSSLYGGSGIPVDADIRPLHPCLIWMDRRATAETEWVRQHLDLEQLQAISGNGVDSYHGFTKMLWIKRNQPEVWARTRYLLPPNSYVHYHLTGELAVDHSSAGNIGGVYDIHARSWSIPLMDALGIDPSLMPQRLVDSSEIVGGLTAEAATRLGLAPGTAVVAGGVDAAMATLAAGVIEPGNHVAMMGTSMCWGFINHQTDAKLGLVSMPYVHKPAENIYLFGGAIATGASVSWFRDQFCAQEKQTAALSPGVEVHQLMEREAANTPAGADGLVFLPYLMGERSPVWDAQASGAYVGLSLFHTKAHLYRAVLEGLAFALRHNMERGQQAAVHLDSELIVVGGAAASDLWMQIIADITGYPVMTIEQAVEAPLGGAMLAALAIGEITSLAQVRDWRTLCPRAQPNPANRHTYDRLFEIYCNLYPALKPSMHGLAQLRQAPPPSTAPSCAPAKAPSAIGA
- a CDS encoding SDR family oxidoreductase; protein product: MANELAGKVAAVTGAASGIGLATTEAMLAAGACVVLVDRDEAALARACDRLGEAAVPLHIDLLDPDSCATLLSGVLERAGKLDILYANAGCYLGGEVVDADPAAIDRMLNLNVNAVIKNVHNVLPHMLDRGTGDIVVTGSVAGHFPVSWEPVYSASKWAINCFVQTLRRQVNTKGVRVGAVSPGPVVSPLLADWPAENLAKAKANGTLIEPEVVADAVMYMLTRPRNVTIRDMVVLPSAFDM
- a CDS encoding LacI family DNA-binding transcriptional regulator, with product MKPAGKATITDIARRVNMTTVTVSRALNQPEKVKKETLALILKVARELNYVPNAFARNLKNRESRLLGLVTASLDNPFYGEIIKAITREAKKRNYTLMLFDTDGSAELEARAVDTLLSYQVAGILLSAVSDDERYQPDYLGKLEMAGIPVVQIDRKLAGAPFAGVYLDNEQSGYQGALAVLEQGHRHLLVVAGPEHSHITLSRLQGIRRALQTCNEPVSLEVLYGDYTQAPACDAVGEYLRQCKRPDVIFGLNALITLGALQAMREQGLGRADIALFSIDHVHYASIYGDPIPCVSHSSAQLGVEAINLLWRQIDDPDALLADRVLQGRLES